Proteins encoded by one window of Planktothrix tepida PCC 9214:
- the fumC gene encoding class II fumarate hydratase encodes MTTQQPTRKECDSMGEIEVVSDRYWGAQTQRSIYYFSIGNDLMPQEVITAFGILKKAAAITNQELGKLPADKAKLIIQAADEVIAGQLNDHFPLRVWMTGSGTQSNMNINEVIANRAIEIAGGILGSKNPIHPNDHVNMSQSSNDTFPTAMHIAAAIAVTQRLIPSVKKMRDELHKKAEEFADIVKIGRTHLQDAVPLTLGQEFSGYVAQLDGNLKRLEMILPDLYELAIGGTAVGTGLNTPQGFAEKVSDRISQLTGLPFISAPNKFAAMAAHDGLVMASGALKTLACSLMKIANDIRFLGSGPRCGLGELILPENEPGSSIMPGKVNPTQCEAMTMVAAQVMGYDTAISVAGSQGHFELNVFKPMIIFNFLQSVAILSDSCHNFTDFLLMGLQVNRKKINSYVEQSLMLVTALAPKIGYDNAAQVAHIALEKDLTLKEVCLELGYISSEEFDAIVDPYKMAYPNL; translated from the coding sequence ATGACAACCCAGCAACCCACCCGCAAAGAATGCGATAGTATGGGAGAAATTGAAGTAGTGAGCGATCGCTATTGGGGAGCCCAAACCCAACGCTCTATTTATTATTTTAGCATTGGCAATGATTTAATGCCCCAGGAAGTAATCACTGCCTTTGGTATCCTTAAAAAAGCCGCTGCAATTACGAATCAAGAGTTAGGAAAACTCCCCGCAGACAAAGCAAAATTAATTATTCAAGCCGCCGATGAAGTCATTGCGGGTCAACTCAATGATCACTTTCCCTTGCGAGTTTGGATGACCGGAAGTGGAACCCAATCGAACATGAATATTAATGAAGTCATTGCGAATCGAGCTATTGAAATAGCCGGAGGAATTTTAGGCAGTAAAAATCCGATTCATCCCAATGATCATGTTAATATGTCTCAATCTTCTAACGATACATTTCCCACGGCAATGCACATTGCAGCAGCCATTGCTGTTACACAACGGTTAATTCCCAGTGTCAAAAAAATGCGGGATGAATTACACAAAAAAGCCGAAGAATTTGCCGATATTGTTAAAATTGGTAGAACCCATTTACAAGATGCAGTTCCCTTAACGTTAGGTCAAGAATTCTCCGGTTATGTGGCGCAATTGGATGGAAATTTAAAGCGGCTGGAGATGATTTTACCGGATTTATATGAATTAGCCATCGGGGGAACAGCCGTTGGAACTGGCTTAAATACGCCTCAAGGATTTGCTGAAAAGGTATCCGATCGCATTAGTCAATTAACCGGATTACCCTTTATTTCTGCCCCGAATAAATTTGCAGCTATGGCGGCTCATGATGGCTTAGTGATGGCAAGTGGAGCCTTAAAAACCTTAGCTTGTTCTTTAATGAAAATTGCTAATGATATTCGATTTTTAGGCAGTGGCCCCCGTTGTGGTTTAGGAGAATTAATATTACCTGAAAATGAACCCGGTTCGTCTATTATGCCGGGGAAAGTCAACCCCACCCAATGTGAAGCCATGACAATGGTAGCCGCACAAGTGATGGGTTATGATACCGCGATTAGTGTTGCGGGTTCCCAAGGACATTTTGAGTTAAATGTATTCAAACCCATGATTATATTTAACTTCTTGCAATCCGTGGCTATTTTATCAGATAGTTGCCATAACTTTACAGATTTCTTGTTAATGGGATTACAAGTTAATCGTAAAAAAATTAATAGTTATGTTGAACAATCTTTAATGTTAGTGACGGCTTTGGCTCCTAAAATTGGCTATGATAATGCAGCCCAAGTTGCCCATATTGCTTTAGAAAAAGATCTGACGTTAAAAGAAGTTTGTCTGGAATTAGGATATATTTC